One Kitasatospora sp. MAP12-44 DNA segment encodes these proteins:
- a CDS encoding MarR family transcriptional regulator: MTSPSADHLTGPATGHATGHLDPADGVAELADALTRAMKRIRRRTMDSLEPYGITPAQGRALRTLAHHTTGERALRLSELADLLHIAPRSATTVVDALEQAALVERVPDPADRRAVGLVLTAGGLAAIERLAQVRQEVAEDYFGAADPADLAVMLRVLRTAEAASPNSSPRHGHGRPRTA, translated from the coding sequence ATGACCAGCCCGTCCGCCGACCACCTCACCGGCCCCGCCACCGGCCACGCCACCGGCCACCTGGACCCCGCCGACGGTGTGGCCGAGCTCGCCGACGCGCTGACCCGGGCGATGAAGCGGATCAGGCGGCGGACCATGGACAGCCTGGAGCCCTACGGCATCACCCCCGCCCAGGGGCGCGCGCTGCGCACCCTCGCCCACCACACCACCGGCGAGCGCGCCCTGCGGCTGAGCGAACTCGCCGACCTGCTGCACATCGCGCCGCGCTCGGCCACCACCGTGGTGGACGCCCTGGAGCAGGCCGCACTGGTCGAGCGGGTCCCCGACCCGGCGGACCGGCGGGCCGTAGGCCTGGTCCTCACCGCCGGCGGTCTGGCCGCCATCGAGCGGCTGGCACAGGTCCGCCAGGAGGTCGCCGAGGACTACTTCGGCGCCGCGGACCCGGCCGACCTGGCCGTAATGCTGCGGGTGCTCAGGACCGCGGAGGCGGCGTCCCCGAACTCGTCGCCGCGCCACGGCCACGGCCGGCCCCGAACAGCGTGA
- a CDS encoding phosphatase PAP2 family protein, with protein sequence MESEHRPPTGHQATAGDIQDNQAPLAVTPPKDRSTDRPAHTPRGARNGDHPSRPGALPPAPGRLTAALTSALASAAMPVVLLVLLVAVSWQVAVDGPLLTLDQHIRSAVTHARQALDSSLVNGLAHLLSDLGDSTVAVPVLLGAGVLTAWRLRRRLRSHVHLHQNAADRRWWLPLPTAALAALLIPLLVIPAKAYFARPGPLGQPVIPGQWGWYPSGHTSTACIAYGAGALLLGRTLAAAARRALYAATAVLGLGVGLGLIWCDYHWFLDVLAGWCLSGLVLGALARRLPRPR encoded by the coding sequence ATGGAGAGCGAGCACCGCCCGCCGACCGGCCACCAGGCCACGGCAGGCGACATCCAGGACAACCAGGCGCCACTTGCGGTGACGCCCCCAAAGGACCGATCGACCGACCGTCCGGCCCACACCCCCCGGGGCGCGCGGAACGGCGATCACCCCAGCCGCCCCGGAGCACTCCCCCCTGCTCCGGGGCGGCTCACCGCTGCCCTGACGTCGGCCCTGGCGTCGGCCGCGATGCCGGTGGTCCTGTTGGTGCTGCTGGTGGCGGTCTCCTGGCAGGTGGCCGTCGACGGACCGCTGCTGACGCTGGACCAGCACATCCGCTCCGCCGTGACGCACGCCCGGCAGGCGCTGGACAGTTCCCTGGTCAACGGACTCGCCCACCTGCTCTCCGACCTCGGGGACAGCACGGTGGCCGTGCCGGTGCTGCTCGGCGCGGGCGTGCTGACCGCCTGGCGACTGCGTCGGCGCCTGCGCTCGCACGTGCACTTGCACCAGAACGCCGCCGATCGGCGCTGGTGGCTGCCGCTGCCGACGGCCGCCCTGGCCGCGCTGCTGATCCCGCTGCTGGTGATCCCGGCGAAGGCGTACTTCGCCCGGCCCGGGCCGCTGGGCCAGCCGGTCATCCCCGGCCAGTGGGGCTGGTACCCGTCCGGGCACACCTCGACGGCCTGCATCGCCTACGGCGCCGGCGCGCTGCTGCTGGGCCGCACCCTCGCCGCGGCGGCCCGTCGCGCGCTGTACGCGGCCACGGCCGTGCTCGGCCTCGGGGTGGGGCTGGGCCTGATCTGGTGCGACTACCACTGGTTCCTGGACGTGCTGGCGGGCTGGTGCTTGTCGGGCCTGGTGCTCGGGGCACTGGCCCGCCGACTGCCGCGGCCCCGCTGA
- the gabT gene encoding 4-aminobutyrate--2-oxoglutarate transaminase has protein sequence MSAAPQLPQERRLVTAIPGPKSQELQARKLGAVAAGVGTTLPVYVARAGGGVLEDVDGNSLIDFGSGIAVTNVGNSAAAVVAKATEQLAAFTHTCFMVTPYEGYVAVAEQLNELTPGDHDKRTALFNSGAEAVENAVKVARAYTKRTAVVVFDHGYHGRTNLTMGMTAKNMPYKQGFGPFAPEVYRVPVAYPYRWLTGAENCAAEAAAQAIDIINKQIGADNVAAIIIEPIQGEGGFIEPAKGFLPAIAEYAKANGIVFVADEIQTGFCRTGQWFACDDEGIVPDLITTAKGIAGGLPLAAVTGRAEIMDAAHAGGLGGTYGGNPVACAAALGSIETMKELDLNAKAQHIGEVMLDRLRAMQEKFAGSDRFTIGEVRGRGAMIAVELVKPGGKEPNPEVTAAVAKACHAEGLVVLTAGTYGNVLRFLPPLVMPEHLLNEGLDIIESAFAGI, from the coding sequence ATGAGCGCCGCACCGCAGCTCCCGCAGGAGCGCCGTCTGGTCACCGCGATCCCCGGCCCGAAGTCCCAGGAGCTGCAGGCCCGCAAGCTCGGCGCGGTCGCGGCCGGGGTCGGCACCACGCTCCCCGTCTACGTCGCGCGCGCCGGGGGCGGCGTGCTGGAGGACGTGGACGGCAACTCGCTGATCGACTTCGGGTCCGGCATCGCCGTGACCAACGTCGGCAACAGCGCCGCCGCCGTGGTCGCCAAGGCCACCGAGCAGCTGGCCGCCTTCACCCACACCTGTTTCATGGTGACCCCGTACGAGGGCTACGTGGCCGTGGCCGAGCAGCTCAACGAGCTGACCCCGGGTGACCACGACAAGCGCACCGCGCTCTTCAACTCGGGTGCCGAGGCCGTCGAGAACGCCGTCAAGGTCGCCCGCGCCTACACCAAGCGCACCGCCGTCGTGGTCTTCGACCACGGCTACCACGGCCGCACCAACCTCACCATGGGCATGACGGCGAAGAACATGCCGTACAAGCAGGGCTTCGGCCCGTTCGCGCCCGAGGTCTACCGCGTGCCGGTGGCCTACCCGTACCGCTGGCTGACCGGTGCCGAGAACTGCGCCGCCGAGGCGGCCGCGCAGGCGATCGACATCATCAACAAGCAGATCGGCGCCGACAACGTCGCCGCGATCATCATCGAGCCGATCCAGGGCGAGGGCGGCTTCATCGAGCCGGCCAAGGGCTTCCTGCCGGCCATCGCGGAGTACGCCAAGGCGAACGGGATCGTCTTCGTCGCCGACGAGATCCAGACCGGCTTCTGCCGCACCGGCCAGTGGTTCGCGTGCGACGACGAGGGCATCGTCCCGGACCTGATCACCACCGCCAAGGGCATCGCCGGCGGCCTGCCGCTGGCCGCGGTGACCGGTCGCGCCGAGATCATGGACGCCGCGCACGCGGGCGGCCTGGGCGGCACCTACGGTGGCAACCCGGTGGCCTGCGCCGCCGCGCTCGGCTCGATCGAGACGATGAAGGAGCTGGACCTCAACGCCAAGGCCCAGCACATCGGCGAGGTCATGCTCGACCGCCTGCGCGCGATGCAGGAGAAGTTCGCCGGCTCCGACCGCTTCACGATCGGCGAGGTCCGCGGCCGTGGCGCGATGATCGCCGTCGAGCTGGTCAAGCCGGGCGGCAAGGAGCCGAACCCGGAGGTCACCGCCGCGGTGGCGAAGGCCTGCCACGCCGAGGGCCTGGTGGTGCTGACCGCCGGTACCTACGGCAACGTGCTGCGCTTCCTGCCGCCGCTGGTGATGCCGGAGCACCTGCTCAACGAGGGCCTGGACATCATCGAGAGCGCCTTCGCGGGCATCTGA
- a CDS encoding ATP-binding protein, which translates to MGLDGTQEHRTDLAARPPQGPAHPADVPRQAGAGAGAGAGAAGGAARFGGGRLAGWATAPRAELGPGIYRYGYRATNPAHAEAAAVPSGPLLLRAVLNLLVGAAVYLNGADLMAELLGETLGIRHVPEPYAIPVLLLENIPFVVIVILIFGRMGRWSEVWRRYGAPLLARTVTQESAAVGDVEETLPQDPWGALRAGGLGDVLGVVVEDGVRGDVGDVDYVRIHRVWQEVLAQPRLVGAFGEQLALRGAAACAHPSEARDLPVRVAEHDLLAGQVRLGTAQDVPKNPAAHRGAGFALDQQVLGTSLLAVGPAGTGKTARLARPVAEALCLQALARTACVVVVGAAGADLGPDGGYDVVIAPGDPSSAYGLDLYGAAHDPDEAAARLADALLPDELALRAESARIALQQVVGPFHAGYGRYPSVRELRALLGGEPESWEELVKELRAGGRLPAHEPDVQHRRRQHGRADDPGALLADRLALLDRPAFAGCFSPSGADAKPAFAMRALEHPLRVRVKLPERSHPEAARMLSRLVVGQFVQAAAAREDRSLFAGLVVDDASAALDTGTVQGLVRMRGANAGAVLLLRSLVDLPEALRVPLFGAVGCRMAFPGIAPWDGKLFSEAWGTVLVRERAVTLAPDTSGGMLRKAGRVARKMLSGTAAQTESVTTREVERERWSPSDLAHALPAGHAVVSLATVGGEQVPPVLVDLRS; encoded by the coding sequence ATGGGACTGGACGGCACGCAGGAGCACCGCACCGACCTCGCCGCCCGACCCCCGCAGGGGCCCGCGCACCCCGCCGACGTCCCGCGGCAGGCGGGCGCGGGGGCGGGGGCGGGGGCGGGGGCGGCGGGGGGCGCGGCGCGGTTCGGTGGGGGCAGGCTGGCGGGCTGGGCGACGGCGCCGCGGGCGGAGCTGGGGCCGGGGATCTACCGGTACGGGTACCGGGCGACCAACCCGGCACACGCCGAGGCAGCGGCAGTGCCGAGCGGGCCGCTGCTGCTGCGGGCGGTGCTGAACCTGTTGGTGGGCGCAGCGGTGTACCTGAACGGCGCGGACCTGATGGCCGAGCTTCTGGGAGAGACCCTCGGAATCCGACACGTGCCTGAGCCTTATGCCATCCCGGTACTCCTGTTGGAGAACATCCCATTCGTCGTGATCGTCATCTTGATCTTTGGTCGGATGGGTCGCTGGTCGGAGGTATGGCGCCGGTACGGGGCTCCGCTGCTTGCCCGCACAGTCACCCAGGAGTCGGCTGCCGTCGGAGATGTAGAGGAAACGTTGCCGCAGGACCCCTGGGGGGCGCTGCGGGCTGGGGGGTTGGGGGATGTGTTGGGGGTGGTGGTGGAGGACGGGGTCCGGGGGGATGTCGGGGATGTGGACTACGTGCGGATCCACCGGGTGTGGCAGGAGGTGCTGGCGCAGCCGCGTCTGGTGGGGGCGTTCGGGGAGCAGTTGGCGTTGCGGGGGGCGGCGGCGTGTGCGCATCCGTCGGAGGCGCGGGATCTGCCGGTCCGGGTGGCGGAGCACGATCTGCTGGCGGGGCAGGTGCGGCTCGGGACGGCGCAGGACGTGCCCAAGAACCCGGCCGCGCACCGGGGGGCCGGGTTCGCGCTCGACCAGCAGGTGCTGGGGACCTCGCTGCTCGCGGTCGGTCCGGCGGGGACGGGGAAGACGGCGCGGCTGGCGCGGCCGGTGGCCGAGGCGCTCTGTCTGCAGGCGCTGGCCCGGACCGCGTGCGTGGTGGTGGTCGGCGCGGCCGGGGCGGACCTCGGGCCGGACGGCGGCTACGACGTGGTGATCGCGCCGGGCGATCCGTCCTCGGCGTACGGGCTGGACCTGTACGGCGCGGCGCACGATCCCGACGAGGCGGCCGCCCGGCTCGCCGACGCGCTGCTCCCCGACGAGTTGGCGCTGCGCGCGGAGAGCGCCCGGATCGCGTTGCAGCAGGTGGTCGGGCCGTTCCACGCGGGCTACGGGCGCTACCCGTCCGTGCGGGAGCTGCGGGCGCTGCTGGGCGGCGAGCCGGAGAGCTGGGAGGAGCTGGTCAAGGAGCTGCGGGCGGGCGGGCGGCTGCCGGCGCACGAGCCGGATGTGCAGCACCGCCGCCGCCAGCACGGGCGGGCCGACGATCCGGGGGCGCTGCTCGCGGACCGGCTGGCGCTGCTGGACCGGCCGGCCTTCGCCGGCTGCTTCAGCCCGTCGGGTGCGGACGCCAAGCCGGCGTTCGCGATGCGCGCGCTGGAGCATCCGCTGCGGGTGCGGGTGAAGCTGCCCGAGCGCAGCCACCCGGAGGCGGCGCGGATGCTGTCGCGGCTGGTGGTGGGTCAGTTCGTGCAGGCCGCGGCCGCGCGCGAGGACCGTTCGCTCTTCGCCGGCCTGGTGGTCGACGACGCCTCGGCGGCGCTGGACACCGGCACCGTGCAGGGGTTGGTGCGGATGCGCGGCGCGAACGCGGGGGCGGTGCTGCTGCTGCGCAGCCTGGTGGACCTGCCGGAGGCGCTGCGGGTGCCGCTGTTCGGCGCGGTCGGCTGCCGGATGGCGTTCCCGGGGATCGCGCCCTGGGACGGCAAGTTGTTCTCCGAGGCCTGGGGCACGGTGCTGGTGCGCGAGCGGGCGGTGACGCTCGCGCCGGACACCTCGGGCGGGATGCTGCGCAAGGCGGGCCGGGTCGCGCGCAAGATGCTGTCGGGGACGGCGGCGCAGACCGAGAGCGTCACCACGCGGGAGGTGGAGCGGGAGCGCTGGTCGCCGTCCGATCTGGCGCACGCGCTGCCGGCCGGGCACGCGGTGGTGTCGCTGGCGACGGTCGGCGGCGAGCAGGTGCCGCCGGTGCTGGTGGACCTGCGCAGCTGA
- a CDS encoding PucR family transcriptional regulator — MPPTLAAVVRNSSLHLTVLAGADHLERPVRWVHTSELDDPTPFLEGGELLLTTGIKLGRSAKNLQAYVHRLADAGVVGLGLGVGLSHAEVPQPLVEAAAQRGLPLLRVPEPTPFIAISKAVSAALAAEQYEAVTTSFEAQEELTRAALGQNGTAAVVRKLATRLGGWAALYDSSGALSVVAPDWAARRAARLASEVDRLRRRPAPASAALQGRSPGFDTADEDFVVVQSLGADRRARGFLAVGTEDRITPTERYVLNAAVALLTLTLERSRELRHAEERMGAALLRLVLAGQVPTARQVATGLFGGLPEGTIRVLVAGAAPAGERSGDADTPLHDLTELAERAEQAGARGGEKLLVARESVAAKESRDGRESRDAKDGKQGREAKGAKSGKDGKDGKESADGAAPVERLVLLAVDGGAVHRACLGAVEEHEGLALGVSAPAPIDEAGAAFAQAERALAVALRGGRRSVGHEEVGAGSLLPLLGEDAVTAFAEGLLRPLREHDRTARGDLVASLRAWLSRHGQWDAAAADLGVHRHTLRYRMRRVEELLGRSLDDTDVRMELWLALRSGED; from the coding sequence ATGCCCCCCACACTCGCCGCAGTCGTGCGCAATTCCTCGCTCCACCTGACGGTCCTCGCCGGCGCGGACCACCTGGAGCGGCCGGTTCGCTGGGTGCACACCAGTGAGCTGGACGACCCCACGCCCTTCCTCGAAGGCGGCGAGCTGCTGCTCACCACCGGTATCAAGTTGGGCAGGAGCGCCAAGAACCTGCAGGCGTACGTCCACCGGTTGGCCGATGCCGGCGTCGTGGGCCTGGGCCTGGGGGTGGGGCTCTCGCACGCCGAGGTCCCGCAGCCGCTGGTGGAGGCGGCCGCGCAGCGCGGGCTGCCGCTGCTGCGGGTGCCCGAGCCGACTCCGTTCATCGCGATCAGCAAGGCGGTCTCGGCGGCCCTGGCGGCCGAGCAGTACGAGGCGGTGACCACCAGCTTCGAGGCGCAGGAGGAGCTGACCCGGGCGGCGCTGGGCCAGAACGGCACGGCCGCCGTGGTCCGCAAGCTGGCGACCCGGCTGGGTGGCTGGGCCGCGCTCTACGACAGCTCCGGCGCGCTGTCGGTGGTGGCCCCGGACTGGGCCGCGCGCCGCGCCGCCCGGCTGGCCTCCGAGGTCGACCGGCTGCGCCGTCGCCCGGCCCCGGCCAGTGCCGCGCTGCAGGGCCGCTCGCCGGGCTTCGACACCGCCGACGAGGACTTCGTGGTGGTCCAGTCGCTGGGGGCCGACCGGCGGGCCCGCGGGTTCCTCGCGGTCGGCACCGAGGACCGGATCACCCCGACCGAGCGCTATGTGCTGAACGCCGCCGTCGCGCTGCTCACCCTGACCCTGGAGCGCTCGCGCGAGCTGCGGCACGCCGAGGAGCGGATGGGCGCCGCGCTGCTGCGGCTGGTGCTGGCGGGCCAGGTGCCGACCGCCCGGCAGGTCGCCACCGGTCTCTTCGGTGGCCTGCCCGAGGGGACGATACGGGTGCTGGTGGCCGGCGCGGCCCCGGCCGGCGAGCGCAGCGGTGACGCGGACACGCCGCTGCACGACCTCACCGAGCTGGCCGAACGGGCCGAGCAGGCCGGGGCCCGGGGCGGCGAGAAGCTGCTGGTGGCCCGCGAGAGCGTGGCCGCCAAGGAGAGCCGCGATGGCCGGGAGAGCCGGGACGCCAAGGACGGCAAGCAGGGCCGGGAGGCCAAGGGCGCCAAGAGCGGCAAGGACGGCAAGGACGGCAAGGAGTCCGCGGACGGCGCCGCACCGGTCGAGCGCCTGGTGCTGCTCGCGGTGGACGGCGGCGCGGTGCACCGGGCCTGCCTGGGCGCGGTCGAGGAGCACGAGGGCCTGGCGCTGGGCGTCTCGGCCCCGGCGCCGATCGACGAGGCCGGCGCCGCTTTCGCGCAGGCCGAGCGCGCGCTGGCGGTGGCGCTGCGCGGCGGCCGCCGCTCGGTGGGCCACGAGGAGGTCGGCGCGGGCTCGCTGCTGCCGCTGCTGGGCGAGGACGCCGTGACGGCCTTCGCCGAGGGCCTGCTGCGCCCGCTGCGCGAGCACGACCGGACCGCCCGCGGCGACCTGGTCGCCTCGCTGCGCGCCTGGCTCTCCCGGCACGGCCAGTGGGACGCCGCCGCCGCCGACCTCGGCGTGCACCGGCACACCCTGCGCTACCGGATGCGCCGGGTCGAGGAACTGCTCGGTCGCTCGCTGGACGACACGGACGTCCGGATGGAGCTCTGGCTGGCTCTCAGATCGGGAGAGGACTAA
- a CDS encoding aldehyde dehydrogenase family protein: protein MTTTTTHAFWLAGRQATGDSTFEVHHPFDGRLVGTVSVPTDAQVDEAVEAAVAAAPVFAATPAHVRASALDHVSRRLAERTEEIAQLITAENGKPIKWARGEVGRAVSVFRWAAEEARRTNGETMRLDTDPGGVGRFAVVRRFPRGVVLGIAPFNFPLNLVAHKVAPAIAVGAPIILKPAPATPLSALVLGEILAETDLPAGSWSVLPVANEKMPALVQDSRLPVISFTGSDTVGYQIMDSVPRKHVTLELGGNAAAVVLADWSSEADLEWAATRIATFANYQGGQSCISVQRVIADASVYDALLERVVAKVGAQVTGNPSDDATDVGPLVDEKAAKRVEAWVEDAVAKGAKVLTGGTRDGATYAPTVLTELPADAILATAEAFGPVLSLHRVEGTDEAFAAVNDSKFGLQAGVFTHDVQTAFRAQRELQVGGVIIGDAPSYRADQMPYGGVKDSGVGREGVKYAMDDYTYERVLVLTGLDL, encoded by the coding sequence GTGACCACGACCACGACCCATGCATTCTGGCTGGCCGGCCGCCAGGCGACCGGGGACAGCACCTTCGAGGTCCACCACCCCTTCGACGGTCGCCTGGTCGGCACGGTCAGCGTGCCCACCGACGCGCAGGTCGACGAGGCGGTCGAGGCCGCCGTCGCCGCCGCCCCGGTCTTTGCCGCGACCCCCGCGCATGTGCGCGCCTCCGCGCTGGACCATGTGTCCCGCCGACTGGCCGAGCGCACTGAGGAGATCGCCCAGCTGATCACCGCCGAGAACGGCAAGCCGATCAAGTGGGCCCGCGGCGAGGTCGGCCGGGCCGTCTCGGTCTTCCGCTGGGCGGCCGAGGAGGCCCGCCGCACCAACGGCGAGACCATGCGGCTGGACACCGACCCGGGCGGCGTGGGCCGCTTCGCGGTGGTGCGCCGCTTCCCGCGCGGCGTGGTGCTGGGCATCGCCCCGTTCAACTTCCCGCTGAACCTGGTCGCCCACAAGGTCGCCCCGGCGATCGCGGTCGGTGCCCCGATCATCCTCAAGCCGGCTCCCGCCACGCCGCTCTCGGCGCTGGTGCTCGGCGAGATCCTGGCCGAGACCGACCTGCCGGCCGGCTCCTGGAGCGTGCTCCCGGTGGCGAACGAGAAGATGCCGGCGCTGGTGCAGGACAGCCGCCTCCCGGTGATCTCGTTCACCGGTTCGGACACCGTCGGCTACCAGATCATGGACTCGGTGCCGCGCAAGCACGTCACCCTGGAGCTCGGCGGCAACGCCGCGGCCGTGGTGCTCGCCGACTGGTCCTCCGAGGCGGACCTGGAGTGGGCGGCCACCCGGATCGCCACCTTCGCCAACTACCAGGGCGGCCAGTCCTGCATCTCGGTGCAGCGGGTGATCGCCGACGCGTCCGTCTACGACGCGCTGCTGGAGCGGGTCGTCGCCAAGGTCGGCGCCCAGGTGACCGGCAACCCGAGCGACGACGCCACCGACGTCGGCCCGCTGGTGGACGAGAAGGCCGCCAAGCGCGTCGAGGCCTGGGTCGAGGACGCCGTCGCCAAGGGCGCCAAGGTGCTCACCGGCGGCACCCGCGACGGCGCGACCTACGCCCCGACCGTGCTGACCGAGCTGCCCGCCGACGCGATCCTGGCGACCGCCGAGGCCTTCGGCCCGGTGCTCTCGCTGCACAGGGTCGAGGGCACGGACGAGGCGTTCGCGGCCGTCAACGACTCGAAGTTCGGCCTGCAGGCCGGTGTCTTCACGCACGACGTGCAGACCGCCTTCCGGGCCCAGCGCGAGCTGCAGGTCGGCGGCGTGATCATCGGTGACGCCCCGTCCTACCGCGCCGACCAGATGCCGTACGGCGGCGTCAAGGACTCCGGCGTCGGTCGCGAGGGCGTCAAGTACGCCATGGACGACTACACCTACGAGCGGGTCCTGGTGCTCACCGGTCTCGACCTCTGA
- the dxr gene encoding 1-deoxy-D-xylulose-5-phosphate reductoisomerase codes for MNSLAHPQLRFTPVVDDPSGPRELVILGSTGSIGTQAIDIVLRNPERFRVVALSAAGGQVELLAEQAFQLGVHTVAVARPQAEPALRAALAARAAGRPLPTVLSGPDAATELAGLPCHSVLNGITGSIGLAPTLAALRAGRVLVLANKESLIVGGPLVKAVARPGQIVPVDSEHAALFQALTAGTPREVRRLVVTASGGPFRGRSREQLSAVTPKDALAHPTWAMGPVVTINSATLVNKGLEVIEAHLLYDIPFDRIDVVVHPQSVVHSMVEYTDGSTLAQASPPDMRMPIALGLGWPDRVPDAAPGCDWTKATSWDFFPLDDEAFPAVSLAREVGTLGGTAPAVFNAANEECVDAFLGGRLAFTGIVDTVAKVVAEHGRPVSGTSLTVEDVLDAEGWARARARELAAG; via the coding sequence ATGAACTCGCTCGCCCACCCGCAGCTGCGCTTCACTCCGGTCGTCGACGATCCGTCGGGTCCCAGGGAACTGGTGATCCTCGGCTCCACCGGCTCGATCGGCACCCAGGCCATCGACATCGTGCTGCGCAACCCGGAGCGCTTCCGGGTGGTCGCGCTCTCGGCGGCCGGCGGGCAGGTCGAGCTGCTGGCCGAGCAGGCCTTCCAGTTGGGCGTGCACACCGTCGCGGTGGCCCGCCCGCAGGCCGAGCCGGCGCTGCGCGCGGCGCTGGCCGCCCGTGCCGCCGGTCGCCCGCTGCCGACCGTGCTGTCCGGCCCGGACGCCGCCACCGAGCTGGCCGGCCTGCCCTGCCACTCCGTGCTGAACGGCATCACCGGCTCGATCGGCCTGGCGCCGACGCTGGCCGCGCTGCGCGCGGGCCGGGTGCTGGTGCTGGCCAACAAGGAGTCGCTGATCGTCGGCGGTCCGCTGGTGAAGGCGGTGGCCAGGCCCGGCCAGATCGTCCCGGTCGACTCCGAGCACGCCGCGCTCTTCCAGGCGCTGACCGCCGGCACCCCGCGCGAGGTGCGCCGCCTGGTGGTGACCGCCAGCGGCGGCCCGTTCCGCGGCCGCTCCCGGGAGCAACTGTCCGCGGTCACGCCCAAGGACGCGCTGGCGCACCCGACCTGGGCGATGGGCCCGGTGGTGACCATCAACTCGGCCACCCTGGTCAACAAGGGCCTGGAGGTCATCGAGGCCCACCTGCTCTACGACATCCCGTTCGACCGGATCGACGTGGTGGTCCATCCGCAGTCGGTGGTCCACTCGATGGTGGAGTACACGGACGGATCCACGCTGGCCCAGGCCAGCCCGCCGGACATGCGGATGCCGATCGCCCTGGGCCTCGGCTGGCCGGACCGGGTGCCGGACGCCGCTCCGGGCTGCGACTGGACGAAGGCCACCAGCTGGGACTTCTTCCCGCTGGACGACGAGGCCTTCCCGGCGGTCTCGCTGGCCCGTGAGGTGGGTACGCTCGGCGGCACGGCACCGGCCGTCTTCAACGCCGCCAACGAGGAGTGCGTGGACGCTTTCCTGGGCGGGCGGCTGGCCTTCACCGGCATCGTCGACACCGTCGCCAAGGTGGTCGCCGAGCACGGCAGGCCGGTGTCGGGAACTTCTCTGACGGTCGAGGACGTCCTGGATGCGGAGGGCTGGGCTCGTGCGCGGGCCCGTGAACTCGCGGCAGGGTGA
- a CDS encoding site-2 protease family protein has product MTAVMTVLGIVVFVLGLLISIAWHELGHLSTAKLFGIRVPQYMVGFGPTIWSRKKGDTEYGFKAIPLGGYIRMIGMFPPGADGRITKRSSSPWRSMIEDAREASYEELLPGDEDRLFYKRKPWKRVIVMFAGPFMNLILAFGLFLVAMMGFGVQQSMPTVSVVSQCVLPVSQAGQNCKPDSPPSPAEAAGLKKGDTIVSFGGDRIHTYQQLQDDIRKSAGQTVPIVVRRDGAQVPLSAAIQTNVLSKVDANGYPIPNQTVTAGFLGIEPTTGVVQLGFGDSVSRMSDMADTGLHSLVALPGKIPALWGSVFEGKPRTADQPIGMVGAARIGGEVASMHLPASQRIAFMVNLLAGINLSLFLFNMLPLLPLDGGHVAGALWESLRRHTARLVKRPDPGPFDVAKLMPLAYVVASIFIGFTLLVLAADLINPVKIS; this is encoded by the coding sequence GTGACGGCAGTAATGACGGTGCTCGGCATCGTGGTCTTTGTCCTCGGGCTCCTGATCTCGATCGCGTGGCACGAGCTGGGCCACCTCTCGACGGCCAAGTTGTTCGGCATCCGGGTTCCGCAGTACATGGTCGGCTTCGGGCCGACCATCTGGTCCCGGAAGAAGGGCGACACCGAGTACGGCTTCAAGGCCATCCCGCTGGGTGGCTACATCCGCATGATCGGGATGTTCCCGCCGGGCGCCGACGGGCGGATCACCAAGCGCAGCAGCTCGCCGTGGCGCTCGATGATCGAGGATGCCCGGGAGGCCAGCTACGAGGAGCTGCTGCCCGGAGACGAGGACCGGCTCTTCTACAAGCGCAAGCCGTGGAAGCGCGTCATCGTGATGTTCGCCGGGCCGTTCATGAACCTGATCCTGGCGTTCGGGCTCTTCCTGGTGGCGATGATGGGCTTCGGCGTCCAGCAGTCGATGCCGACCGTCAGCGTCGTCTCGCAGTGCGTGCTCCCGGTCAGCCAGGCCGGCCAGAACTGCAAGCCGGACTCGCCGCCCTCCCCGGCCGAGGCCGCCGGGCTCAAGAAGGGCGACACGATCGTCTCCTTCGGCGGCGACCGGATCCACACCTACCAGCAGCTGCAGGACGACATCCGCAAGTCGGCCGGGCAGACCGTGCCGATCGTGGTGCGCCGTGACGGGGCACAGGTGCCGCTGAGCGCGGCGATCCAGACCAATGTGCTGTCCAAGGTCGACGCCAACGGCTACCCGATCCCGAACCAGACGGTGACGGCCGGCTTCCTGGGCATCGAGCCCACCACCGGCGTGGTCCAGCTGGGCTTCGGCGACAGCGTCAGCCGGATGTCCGACATGGCCGACACCGGGCTGCACTCGCTGGTGGCGCTGCCGGGCAAGATCCCCGCGCTGTGGGGCTCGGTCTTCGAGGGCAAGCCGCGCACCGCCGACCAGCCGATCGGCATGGTCGGCGCGGCCCGGATCGGCGGCGAGGTGGCGAGCATGCACCTGCCCGCCTCGCAGCGGATCGCCTTCATGGTGAACCTGCTGGCCGGGATCAACCTCTCGCTCTTCCTGTTCAACATGCTCCCGCTGCTCCCGCTGGACGGCGGCCACGTCGCCGGGGCGCTCTGGGAGTCGCTGCGCCGGCACACCGCCCGCCTCGTCAAGCGGCCCGACCCGGGCCCGTTCGACGTGGCCAAGCTCATGCCGTTGGCGTACGTCGTGGCGAGTATCTTCATCGGTTTCACGCTGCTGGTGCTGGCCGCCGACCTGATCAACCCGGTCAAGATCAGCTAG